TTGTTGTCTTGCGACATATATTTTTCAACGCTACAATCTTGTTTAAGGATATCTCACATATTTTCCTATGAAATATGAGGTAATTACTTGGATTGGCTGCGAATGTAGCAAATTTATGCTATATGGCTATGCATTAATTTGTTCCTTAATGCTGCCAGTAGTCTTTGACTAGTATTGTAATTGGCAGAGTTTCTTTCAAATGTTCCACCTAGTATATGCGAGTGTTTACGTGCCGGGAACTACCACTTCAAGACCGCCAAAGGTTCCTGAAAGGAGGGCAAGCGATCCCGTGACAAGCAGGATGCCAAGCGCTATCAAGAGTATCCCGCTCGTGCGATTGACCCAAGGGATCCATTTGCGGAACTTTTGAAATGCCCTGAGGAACCTGTCCAGTGCTACGGTCGATACCATGAACGGTATAGCAAGGCCGGCGGAGTATATGGCAAGCAAAGCAGTGCCCTGAGTCACAGAGCTTGTGGTAGCGGCAAGTGTGAGGATACTTGCAAGTATCGGGCCTATGCACGGCGTCCATCCTGCCCCAAAGCCCATCCCAACAAGAAATGCGCCGGCGTGCCCCACCGGTTTTTTGGAGAAGCGCATCTTCAGGTATTCCTTCTCCACGCCAGGTATGCGCAGCAGGCCAAGGAGGTGGAGGCCAAATACCATCAGCATTATCCCCCCTATCCTGCCTATCCAGACGGCGTAATCGCCGAAAAAGAACCCAAAAGTCGATATCGTGGCACCAAGTGCTACGAAAACTATGGAGAACCCGAGCACAAAGAGTCCGCCGCGGGCGATTATGGTGTTGCGCGCAGTGCGGGTTTGCTGGCTGGATGACGAAGCATTTTCAGAGCGCGCGTTTCCGGTCAGCTGGTCCATGCTCATCCCGGTGATGAATGCCGCGTAGCTTGGGATGAGCGGCAGGACGCAGGGCGAGAGAAAGCTCAAGAGTCCTGCAGAAAAGGCCACGCCGGCGCTTACAGTTGGGGCTTCGATTGCGGCAGCAGCGCCTCCTGCCGGGGCGGGCTTGCCGTCTTTGCCGACAACGATGCTGCTCATGGTCAGCGCGGCCTGCACCCGGGATCGGGTGTCTTCAGACATCGGGTCAAACGCGCCCTTCCACTGGTGCAGCACATAGCCGTCCTTGCTTATCAGGAACGACTCCGGGACCCCGATTGTCCGGAAGGTGGACGCAAACCGGTCGCTCGGGTCACGCCAGATGGTATAGGTTATCCCCTTTGACTTTAGAAAGCTGTTTATCCTGTCGTCGGCGCCGGCATCATCGATGCTGACTCCAACCACCTTGAAATCAGAGCCGGCAAAGTCCTGCTGCAGCGCCTCCAGCCCGGGCATCTCTGTCCTGCAGGGGACACACCAGGTCGCCCAGACGTTAAGGACGACTACCTGTCCGCGCAAGTCTTCCAGCGACACCTGCTTTCCGTCAAGCGTTGTTGCCTGGTACGCGGGGGCGGGCTTCAGACTCTGGGCAAGCGCGGCGCCTCCGCCAATTGAAAAAAGGCTTGGAAAGACAAGGAGCAGGACTGCGCCCACTGCAATGAGGGCGATTCCCTTTGATATCGGCGGCCTGAACGATATTCTCATTTTCCTGGCCCTGCTCTAGGCGGCAGTGTCGATGACGGCCAATTTTACGTCGTCTCCTTCTATCCAGGAAATCACTATCTTGCCATCGGCGCCAGTCGTGTACGGGTAGTGCTTGGTTATGTCCCCCTTTGCAAACGCGCCGTTATGGAGTATGTTGCCATCCCTGTCGACCACGGCCAGAGTTACGCTCCCGTCACCGACGTAGGAGTGGTCTTCGTCATAGGTCGGGCTTTTCTTGAGCCCTTCAGAGTTCACGAATGTTATCCAGGCGTTGTCGTTCTTGTCCACCGCAAGGTACTGGGTAGTCGGCGGTATCCATTTCTCTGACAGGAGGTGTATCGGCACGGGCTTGCTGAACGTGGCGCCCTTGTCGTCAGAGTGCGTGTAATAGAATCCCTGACCCTGCGACGCGGTTTCGCTCCCCGTGAACCAGGCTACGTGCATGCGCCCCTTGCTGTCAAACGCCATGCCCGGGCCGGCGTCAGGGCAGCCGTTCATGAACCAGCTGTCGTTGCCAACTTTTGAAGGCTCGGAAAAGCTCTGCGCCATGCCGCTGTCGGTAGAGTGTTCCACGGTTATGTCACGGATTATCGCCATGTCGTTGTGGTGGCCCATGTAGTCTGTCCTTGTTTCATTGGTAATTTTTTCTGCCGTACCTTGGAAGGTAGAGCGCGACGATATGTACAATTCATTGTCAGGGCCCATCGTGGCAACGGTTGCGCAGCACTGGCATGCAGATTTGTCAGCAATCTTGCTTTTGCCAAAGGTCTTGCCGCCGTCTGCAGAACTGACGACGCGCAGCACCGTCGGAGTGCCAGACACGTCGTCTTCCTTGGAGTAATCCAGGTTCAGGTACGAGATATAGACGTGGTTGTCCTTTGAAACCGCCATGTACGGGTACGATCGCTCGCCCACGGGGTCGTCGGGCGATGGATCTCTGGCAGGCTCGAAGGTCTTGCCGCCGTCAAGCGACCGTGTAAAGCGCAATGAAGTTATCCCCCACGGATATTTCTCCGGGTCCGGATTCTCGTTGTGGTACCAGACTGCATAGACCTCACCGTTCTGGCCCACTGCCAAGGCAGGGGCACTCCACTGGGCGCTGAGGATCACGTCGCCTTCCTTGTCGTTCACCCTCACAGGCGCAGAGAAAGTCTTGCCGCCGTCATCTGACCTCTGCATGTACATGTTGCCGCCGCTGCCATTTTCGGCCCTGAAAAACGCCACATACACCGCGCCAGACTTGGGGTCTATTGCAGTAGATGGTGTGGTCGCGTTGGCAACGGTATAGTATGCTGCCTTTTGAATAGAATCTTGGACTTTTGATTTGGCCGCGGCAAGAGCGATAGAGTTATTATGATCGTTGTTGCTGCCGCATTTTGGACGTTTTTGATAGGGCCCACGGTCGCCACTAGCGCGGCAATGATGACGGCAATTCCAGCAGCACCCGCGATTCCATAAATAAAACCTTTTTTCATTTTATTTAACCGGCATAAATTCAGCCTTTGAATAATAGGGCGTTGTGGTTTATTCTACGAATGAACCAGTCTGCATTCAATCGATCAACCGCGCGTAAAACAAGAAAAAAGAAGAAGAGGGGCCGGCCGCAGCAAGCCATTGCGAACAAGGCGCCGGTTGGCGACGTAAAGAAAATGGTCGACGAAGCCATCGGCCCCAACCTGCAGACGGCGTACGGCATCCAGGTCGTGCCGGAATTCCCCGCTCCCCTGCTTCTGTCTGTTGACGCCATTGCCGCCGTAGCGGCCATCACGAGGTACAGGAAGGGCCGCTTCAGGTCAGCCTAGCTGCCGCAGGGCCGCATCCGCTATCTTGGCGACTATCTCGCCTGCCCTTTCCTTCTTTACAACGCCTGTTACAAAATGCGGCTTGCCGCCTCCCCGGCCGTCGGCTCCTGCCGCTTCGCGGAAGGCCTTGTTGCAGTCAAGATTAATCGCTTCATGCCTTGCAAGGATAAAGTACGCGCCCTCGGCGCCGGCGTTGGCGATCACCACTACAACGCCGGGCTCGGCTACCTTTTCTCCCGCAAATTCCTGCAGCGCCTCGTCTGCAAGGCCGGAAAACACCCCGCTGTAGACCCTGACGCTGCCGCTTTCTTCAGCAGGTGTTATCGACTGCAGCTTTTCCCTGCTCAATGCCTTTAGCTTCTTGAAGGCAGACTCGCCTTCCAGCCTGACTTTTCTTGCAGTGTTTTCCACGGTGTTCAGGTTTGCGCCCAGCTCGCTGCACACCTTTATCATCTTTGCAGAAAGCGAAACTGCCGCCTCTTTTGCATGCCTGCCGACTGCAAAGTCAACTTCGTATTCGCCGCCGCTCTTTGACAGCCGCGTGACCAGAAAGAACCCGCACTCTTGCAGGTTGCCGGCGTGCTCCTTGACGCACGCCGTCACATCGTGGCCGGCTATCTCCACCACCCGCACCTCGCCTCCGGATATGCGTTCCTCGTTTGCGCGAAGCGTCGGGTTGGCGTTTCTTGCCTCTGCAAGCGAGGGATAGGTGCGCGTCGTCACCTGCCGCCCTTCCTCGATGAGCGCGTTCACCATGACCTCCGCCCTGACCACGGTGTCGATATCCAGCTGCGGGATTACTATAAATGCTGTATTGCTGCTGCCGTCCTTTTTGTGCTCGACCTTTCGCACTTGCAGCGTCTGGCCAAGGATCTTTTGCAGCGCGCCGACAAACGCGTGCTCGGCCGTGTGCGCCACCTTTTCTCCTTCCATGCGGCTTACAGTAGGCAGACGGGGCAATAAATATGAAGTTTAGACGATCTTTGCCTTCTTGACGTCTGCCGGCCCGGCCTGCGCCCACGCGTGGTCAAACAGGTCTGCGCACCATTCAACAAATGCAGGGCTGTCCCCTGCCAGCATCGCGCTCATGTCCACCTCGCCCTTGGCGTTTGGGAACATTATCGCGGCCTGCCCGTCTGCGATGTAGAGGGCTGTGCTTACCTTGTCCACCATCCGCTGCTCGATGGCGTTTGCAGAGGTAAGCTCGGCCATAGCCGGTATGATTTCCTCCATCACGTTCTGCGGAAACACGGTGTTGCGCCCGATGATGGTCCGCAGCTCCACGCCTCCTCTTGCCCTGTCGATGAGTATCTGGCCTTCTTCCGGCCACGCCTGCGAGACCATCACCTTCAGCTGCCTTGCAGCCGACGTCTCTAGCTTTTTCAGCTCCTGCATCACGACGGTCACGGTCTCGACCATCCTGCACTTTTCAAGGGCGCCCATCCGCTGCACGAACTTGTCTGGCAGAAAAGCAAGCGTGCGCTCCTGAAAGAACCTGCGGTGCCTTTCCATGAACCGGAAATAAGGCAGCTGCATCATTATCGCCCGGCCAAACTCGCTCAGGTAAAACTCGCCGTCTTTTCTTCCAAGGATTCCCGCCTCCAACAGCCTGTTGGCGTTCCGGTGCACATCCTGCACGGTGACCCCAAGCTCCCTCGCAAGTGTGCTCAGCTTTGCAGGCCTGTTTGCCACCGACGCGATGATGGCGCAGCGCGTCTCGCTTGCTAACTCCAGGAACAGGCTGGCGGCCTCGGCAGGGTCGTCAGAACCGTCCACGAGGATATAGAGTGCATACGCGATAATTAAGACTTTCAGCAGATTTGTTAAAAGTTAAGCAGGCCATGCAAGGGTTGCAATCCCTTGTTGAAGAGGGAATATCATCGTACTATTGCCATATTACGGGTACATATATGACAACAGGAGAGTTTGAAATAAGAGGGCAGTTTGCAGAACTGCAGAAAAAGTACAAGGAATACCTGCCAAAGGTCGACCCCGAGCTGATAGACGAGCTCCTCCTGCGCCAGTTGGAAAACCCGTCCAACCCGGACCCGATATTCATGGTGGAGGTTTTCACCAAGCCTGGCCTTGACACGGAAAAAGTCAGGAGTTACATAATCGAAAAGACTGGGATGAGC
The sequence above is drawn from the Nitrososphaera viennensis EN76 genome and encodes:
- a CDS encoding sialidase family protein; translated protein: MAFFRAENGSGGNMYMQRSDDGGKTFSAPVRVNDKEGDVILSAQWSAPALAVGQNGEVYAVWYHNENPDPEKYPWGITSLRFTRSLDGGKTFEPARDPSPDDPVGERSYPYMAVSKDNHVYISYLNLDYSKEDDVSGTPTVLRVVSSADGGKTFGKSKIADKSACQCCATVATMGPDNELYISSRSTFQGTAEKITNETRTDYMGHHNDMAIIRDITVEHSTDSGMAQSFSEPSKVGNDSWFMNGCPDAGPGMAFDSKGRMHVAWFTGSETASQGQGFYYTHSDDKGATFSKPVPIHLLSEKWIPPTTQYLAVDKNDNAWITFVNSEGLKKSPTYDEDHSYVGDGSVTLAVVDRDGNILHNGAFAKGDITKHYPYTTGADGKIVISWIEGDDVKLAVIDTAA
- a CDS encoding alanyl-tRNA editing protein, which translates into the protein MEGEKVAHTAEHAFVGALQKILGQTLQVRKVEHKKDGSSNTAFIVIPQLDIDTVVRAEVMVNALIEEGRQVTTRTYPSLAEARNANPTLRANEERISGGEVRVVEIAGHDVTACVKEHAGNLQECGFFLVTRLSKSGGEYEVDFAVGRHAKEAAVSLSAKMIKVCSELGANLNTVENTARKVRLEGESAFKKLKALSREKLQSITPAEESGSVRVYSGVFSGLADEALQEFAGEKVAEPGVVVVIANAGAEGAYFILARHEAINLDCNKAFREAAGADGRGGGKPHFVTGVVKKERAGEIVAKIADAALRQLG
- a CDS encoding helix-turn-helix transcriptional regulator; amino-acid sequence: MDGSDDPAEAASLFLELASETRCAIIASVANRPAKLSTLARELGVTVQDVHRNANRLLEAGILGRKDGEFYLSEFGRAIMMQLPYFRFMERHRRFFQERTLAFLPDKFVQRMGALEKCRMVETVTVVMQELKKLETSAARQLKVMVSQAWPEEGQILIDRARGGVELRTIIGRNTVFPQNVMEEIIPAMAELTSANAIEQRMVDKVSTALYIADGQAAIMFPNAKGEVDMSAMLAGDSPAFVEWCADLFDHAWAQAGPADVKKAKIV
- a CDS encoding redoxin domain-containing protein — encoded protein: MRISFRPPISKGIALIAVGAVLLLVFPSLFSIGGGAALAQSLKPAPAYQATTLDGKQVSLEDLRGQVVVLNVWATWCVPCRTEMPGLEALQQDFAGSDFKVVGVSIDDAGADDRINSFLKSKGITYTIWRDPSDRFASTFRTIGVPESFLISKDGYVLHQWKGAFDPMSEDTRSRVQAALTMSSIVVGKDGKPAPAGGAAAAIEAPTVSAGVAFSAGLLSFLSPCVLPLIPSYAAFITGMSMDQLTGNARSENASSSSQQTRTARNTIIARGGLFVLGFSIVFVALGATISTFGFFFGDYAVWIGRIGGIMLMVFGLHLLGLLRIPGVEKEYLKMRFSKKPVGHAGAFLVGMGFGAGWTPCIGPILASILTLAATTSSVTQGTALLAIYSAGLAIPFMVSTVALDRFLRAFQKFRKWIPWVNRTSGILLIALGILLVTGSLALLSGTFGGLEVVVPGT